A stretch of the Enoplosus armatus isolate fEnoArm2 chromosome 13, fEnoArm2.hap1, whole genome shotgun sequence genome encodes the following:
- the LOC139295222 gene encoding cysteine-rich and transmembrane domain-containing protein 1-like, with protein MSDQPPPYIPHPPSRPSAPGFPSAFSSQPAAFPGSPYQTFPQTYTGGGDHSYYQGPPGPPEPYQTQPGYHGYQSGPPGTSHPWDGPKMYGEPPKHTVFVVEQNRGDSGDAEESCLAACSAALCCCCLWDMLSHQDLC; from the exons ATGAGTGACCAGCCCCCCCCGTacatcccccacccccccagccGCCCCTCTGCTCCCGGCTTCCCTTCAG ctttcaGCTCTCAGCCTGCGGCCTTCCCCGGCTCACCATACCAG aCCTTCCCCCAGACCTACACAGGTGGGGGAGACCACTCTTACTACCAGGGACCACCGGGGCCACCGGAGCCCTATCAGACTCAGCCCGGGTACCACGGGTACCAGAGTGGGCCCCCCGGGACCTCCCACCCCTGGGACGGGCCAAAGATGTATGGAGAGCCACCAAAACACACAG tGTTCGTGGTCGAACAGAATCGTGGCGACAGTGGCGACGCTGAAGAGTCGTGTCTGGCGGCGTGttcagctgctctgtgctgctgctgcctctgggACATGTTGAGCCACCAAGACctctgctga
- the LOC139295221 gene encoding alpha-1A adrenergic receptor-like, which produces MSLWTNGSSADTDDGAQPLLPGSNSSNRTDGAAPLDLSRAVPVGMVLAFFIMFAIVGNILVILSVVCNRHLRIPTNYFIINLAIADLLLGTTVLPVSATLEVLDYWVFGRIFCDIWAAVDVLCCTASIMSLCVISIDRYIGVRYPLQYPMIVTERRALLAMLGIWILSIVISIGPLLGWKQPPSQDDTVCLITEEPFYALFSSLGSFYIPLAVILAMYCRVYVVAKRTTKNLEAGVMKERQEDSNELTLRIHCRNQQIQELCPASKAGGGGASAARSTLTVKLLKFSREKKAAKTLGVVVGMFILCWLPFFLALPIGSFNSSLRPPETFFKVIFWLGYFNSCLNPIIYPCNSREFKQAFIRILRCRWKRKRQGWQAYYNYRCHQGSNNSSFLNGSQQTLSSISPSPRCITTRLRTPPWPSSSDRDPLPGPTGRGRPSPVSPLTKDAGMAMGVGVGRGSNKEEQQPCRKVEH; this is translated from the exons ATGAGTCTGTGGACTAACGGCTCCTCCGCGGATACTGACGACGGGGCGCAGCCGCTGCTGCCGGGCTCCAACTCCTCCAACCGCACCGACGGCGCCGCCCCGCTGGACCTGAGCCGGGCGGTGCCGGTGGGCATGGTGCTGGCCTTCTTCATCATGTTCGCCATCGTGGGGAACATCCTGGTCATCCTGTCGGTGGTGTGTAACCGGCACCTGCGGATCCCGACCAACTACTTCATCATCAACCTGGCCATCGCGGACCTGTTGCTGGGGACCACCGTGCTGCCGGTGTCCGCCACGCTGGAG GTTTTGGATTACTGGGTGTTTGGTCGGATCTTCTGTGACATCTGGGCAGCGGTGGACGTCCTGTGCTGCACAGCGTCCATCATGTCTCTGTGCGTCATCTCCATCGATCGATACATCGGCGTCCGCTACCCGCTGCAGTACCCGATGATCGTCACCGAGAGGCGGGCGCTGCTCGCCATGCTGGGCATCTGGATCCTCTCCATCGTCATCTCCATCGGCCCGCTGCTGGGCTGGAAGCAGCCACCATCACAG gATGACACCGTGTGTCTCATCACAGAGGAACCGTTCTACGCCCTCTTCTCGTCGCTCGGCTCCTTCTACATCCCTCTGGCCGTCATCCTGGCCATGTACTGCCGCGTCTACGTCGTGGCCAAACGCACCACCAAGAACCTGGAGGCCGGCGTGATGAAGGAGCGTCAGGAGGACTCCAACGAGCTCACCCTGAGGATCCACTGCAGGAACCAGCAGATCCAGGAGCTGTGCCCGGCCTCCAAAGCCGGGGGTGGCGGAGCCTCGGCCGCACGCAGCACGCTCACCGTCAAACTGCTCAAGTTCTCCAGAGAGAAGAAAGCTGCCAAGACGCTGGGCGTGGTGGTGGGCATGTTCATCCTCTGCTGGCTGCCGTTCTTCCTGGCTCTGCCCATCG gctcgTTCAACAGCAGCCTGCGTCCTCCTGAAACCTTCTTCAAAGTAATTTTCTGGTTGGGATACTTCAACAGCTGCCTGAACCCCATCATCTACCCCTGCAACAGCCGGGAGTTCAAACAG GCGTTCATCCGGATCCTTCGCTGTCGCTGGAAGAGGAAGCGTCAGGGCTGGCAGGCGTACTACAACTACCGCTGCCATCAGGGCTCCAACAACTCGTCCTTCCTGAACGGCAGCCAGCAGACGCTGTCCTCCATCAGCCCCAGCCCGCGCTGCATCACCACCAGACTCCGCACCCCGCCGTGGCCCTCCTCCTCTGACCGAGACCCCCTCCCCGGACCAACGGGGAGAGGACGGCCGAGCCCCGTGTCCCCGCTTACTAAGGACGCTGGGATGGCGATGGGGGTCGGCGTGGGGCGAGGGTCGAacaaagaggagcagcagccaTGCAGGAAGGTGGAACACTAA